Proteins encoded in a region of the Stieleria neptunia genome:
- a CDS encoding glycosyltransferase family 2 protein, protein MSQPSHPTFSQSAATGVDPPNQLPSPCQGPPDVIGRVEQTLTEVEAACREIGDQRHCAFGLSVIVPVFNERDTLPKILDRIDEVMPEGTQTVVVDDASTDGTAQWLAALPPRPNRTILLRGRNHGKGSAVRMGMRHSRGDIVAIQDADTEYDPIDLLDVIQPIQQGQADVVYGSRYLGESDDPSMFHRLGNWALTAISNCMTGQQLTDMETCHKAFRGELVRSIRIKECRFGFEPEITGKIAERGIAIAEVPTGYQYRSYDEGKKITWKDGIAALACMWRYRNAGWLRRAVAGAGRVLIRLPRLACKKVA, encoded by the coding sequence ATGAGTCAACCTTCCCATCCGACGTTCTCGCAATCGGCCGCCACGGGTGTCGATCCGCCAAACCAGCTCCCCTCCCCCTGCCAAGGTCCACCAGACGTGATCGGCCGAGTCGAACAAACGCTGACCGAGGTCGAAGCCGCGTGCCGGGAAATCGGAGACCAACGCCACTGCGCGTTCGGGCTGAGCGTGATCGTCCCCGTGTTCAACGAACGAGACACCCTGCCGAAAATCTTGGACCGCATCGATGAAGTGATGCCCGAGGGGACGCAGACGGTCGTGGTCGATGATGCCAGCACCGACGGGACGGCCCAGTGGTTGGCAGCGCTGCCTCCGCGGCCCAATCGCACCATCCTGCTGCGCGGCCGCAATCACGGCAAGGGATCCGCGGTCCGGATGGGCATGCGGCACAGTCGCGGCGATATCGTCGCGATTCAGGACGCCGACACCGAGTACGATCCGATCGACCTGCTGGACGTCATCCAACCAATTCAACAAGGCCAGGCCGACGTCGTCTATGGCTCGCGCTATCTCGGGGAAAGCGATGACCCGTCGATGTTTCATCGGCTGGGCAATTGGGCCCTGACCGCGATCAGCAATTGCATGACCGGCCAGCAATTGACGGACATGGAAACCTGTCACAAAGCCTTCCGCGGCGAACTGGTGCGCTCGATTCGAATCAAAGAATGTCGATTCGGATTCGAACCCGAAATCACCGGCAAGATCGCCGAACGCGGAATCGCGATCGCCGAAGTGCCCACCGGGTACCAGTACCGCAGTTATGACGAGGGCAAGAAGATCACCTGGAAAGACGGCATCGCCGCACTGGCGTGCATGTGGCGCTACCGCAACGCGGGATGGCTGCGGCGTGCGGTCGCCGGGGCGGGGCGAGTGCTGATCCGACTGCCGCGTCTGGCTTGCAAAAAAGTGGCGTAA
- a CDS encoding RbsD/FucU family protein has protein sequence MLRHKLIHPQISSILAASGHHSTILIADGNYPAASKRGPRAELVSLNLMPGVPTCNQVLEAVLSAIPVEAIQTMKTETEGPYALDGDPPVWDDYRATIKSEGLDLELEPIEKWDFYKAVSTEDHVLTIQTADQQRYANILLSVGVRM, from the coding sequence ATGTTACGCCACAAACTGATTCACCCCCAGATCTCCTCCATCCTGGCCGCCTCGGGACACCACAGCACGATCCTGATTGCCGACGGGAACTACCCCGCTGCGAGTAAACGCGGCCCCCGCGCCGAACTGGTCAGTTTGAATCTAATGCCCGGCGTCCCGACCTGCAATCAGGTTCTCGAAGCCGTCCTGTCGGCGATTCCGGTCGAAGCGATCCAAACCATGAAGACGGAAACCGAAGGCCCCTACGCCTTGGACGGCGATCCGCCGGTCTGGGACGACTACCGGGCGACGATCAAATCCGAAGGTCTGGATCTGGAATTGGAGCCGATCGAGAAATGGGATTTCTACAAAGCGGTCAGTACCGAAGACCACGTGCTGACGATCCAAACGGCCGATCAGCAACGTTACGCCAACATCTTGCTGAGCGTCGGCGTGCGGATGTAG
- a CDS encoding site-2 protease family protein — MWRRRLKLGTYFRIGVYVHWSFALLVAYVAYAGYQDGIIGTVFGITLLLGMFFCVTLHEYGHALMARRFGIETLDITLFPIGGVARLMKIPRIPWQEFLVAVAGPAVNIVILLSLGTVLWVVPGLGLPSLREILTEVEAGDRVIEVLNSPTPLGYLLSMMLVNTALVLFNMIPAFPMDGGRVLRSVLAMGIEYRRATRIASYIGVLCAIVMGGLALHHGAVTAGLIAVFICYAGLSEARQVEVIEPLRDLTIHDAMIHQPPRLLMDMELEELLPSLRSCPTTAVPVVGQDEFVVGILSLEDVTEAVQRGADPRTTVGQLARYDAPVLSPDESLESVVTRPLEGCRQFAVADAGGRLIGLLDLDTLRVRAGLATQG, encoded by the coding sequence GTGTGGCGACGACGATTAAAACTGGGAACTTACTTTCGAATCGGCGTCTACGTCCACTGGTCGTTCGCCCTTTTGGTCGCTTATGTCGCCTATGCAGGATACCAGGATGGCATCATCGGCACGGTTTTCGGAATCACGCTGTTGTTGGGCATGTTCTTTTGCGTGACGCTACATGAATACGGCCACGCGTTGATGGCCCGTCGTTTCGGGATCGAAACGCTGGACATCACGCTGTTTCCCATCGGCGGCGTCGCCCGATTGATGAAGATCCCACGGATACCCTGGCAAGAGTTTCTCGTTGCGGTCGCCGGTCCGGCGGTCAACATCGTGATTCTATTGAGTTTAGGAACCGTTTTGTGGGTCGTCCCCGGATTGGGCCTGCCCTCGCTGCGAGAAATCTTGACGGAGGTCGAAGCGGGCGATCGGGTGATTGAAGTGCTCAATTCGCCGACACCGTTGGGATACCTGTTGTCGATGATGTTGGTCAATACGGCGCTGGTGCTGTTCAACATGATCCCGGCGTTCCCGATGGACGGCGGGCGGGTGCTGCGAAGCGTCTTGGCGATGGGGATCGAATATCGCCGCGCGACGCGGATCGCGTCTTACATCGGCGTCCTGTGCGCGATCGTGATGGGCGGGTTGGCGTTGCACCATGGGGCCGTGACCGCCGGGCTGATCGCGGTGTTTATCTGTTACGCGGGCTTGAGCGAAGCGCGACAAGTCGAGGTGATTGAGCCGCTTCGTGATCTGACGATCCACGACGCGATGATTCATCAGCCACCCCGCTTGCTGATGGACATGGAGCTGGAGGAGTTACTTCCGTCGCTGCGATCGTGCCCGACGACCGCGGTTCCGGTGGTCGGCCAGGACGAGTTTGTCGTCGGCATCCTGTCGCTGGAAGACGTCACCGAAGCGGTGCAGCGAGGTGCCGATCCCCGCACCACCGTCGGCCAGTTGGCTCGATACGATGCGCCGGTGCTGTCCCCGGATGAATCGTTAGAATCCGTCGTCACGCGGCCCTTGGAAGGCTGTCGCCAATTCGCCGTTGCCGACGCCGGCGGTCGTTTGATCGGCCTGCTGGATCTGGACACCCTCCGCGTCCGAGCGGGACTGGCGACGCAGGGCTGA
- a CDS encoding IS110 family RNA-guided transposase produces the protein MKQKYNRVIGIDVASNKIDVNDSAGKIAKQLPNTISAISKKLFKRIQDTENTLVVCEATGGYEYLIVEAAHDAGVPICVANPRQVRDFAKGHGYLEKTDVIDAFMIRRFGEDVEIHLTPPRTAQEKEFLSTVRRRTQVKDLLSQEQNRLSQTRDKFAAQQIKETISHLKKQLKSLDKRIEKMLKDLSKVDPKVEILFSVSGVGPVTAATLLAELPELGQLNRGQIAKLVGVAPLANQTGKSDKKRKVRGGRSQVRSVLYMATLVATKHNPVIKRFYDRLIAKGKIKKLALVASMRKLLTILNNMIHCGESWKNPQVNAKKEQKATTAPSLN, from the coding sequence ATGAAACAGAAGTACAACCGTGTCATTGGTATTGACGTCGCGTCAAACAAAATTGATGTCAATGACTCCGCAGGAAAGATTGCCAAACAATTGCCCAACACGATTTCAGCGATCAGCAAAAAGCTGTTCAAGAGAATCCAAGACACTGAAAATACATTGGTTGTCTGTGAAGCAACTGGCGGCTACGAATATCTGATTGTGGAGGCTGCTCACGACGCTGGTGTACCGATTTGCGTGGCCAACCCGAGGCAGGTCCGTGACTTTGCCAAAGGGCATGGCTATTTGGAGAAGACCGATGTGATCGATGCATTCATGATCCGCCGTTTTGGCGAAGATGTGGAAATCCATCTGACACCTCCTCGCACGGCGCAAGAGAAAGAATTTCTTTCAACAGTGCGGCGTCGAACCCAAGTGAAAGATTTGCTCTCCCAGGAGCAAAACCGACTCAGTCAAACCCGTGACAAGTTTGCCGCTCAACAAATCAAGGAAACGATTTCGCACCTGAAAAAGCAGCTAAAAAGCCTCGACAAACGCATCGAAAAGATGCTCAAGGACCTCAGTAAAGTCGATCCCAAAGTAGAAATCTTGTTCAGCGTCAGTGGAGTTGGTCCAGTCACCGCTGCGACACTCCTGGCCGAGCTGCCAGAACTGGGACAACTCAACCGAGGTCAAATTGCCAAACTTGTCGGTGTTGCTCCGTTGGCCAACCAAACAGGCAAGAGCGACAAGAAACGAAAGGTCCGAGGTGGACGTTCACAAGTCCGAAGCGTGCTCTACATGGCGACACTGGTTGCAACGAAACACAACCCAGTCATCAAACGTTTCTACGATCGGCTTATCGCCAAAGGTAAAATCAAAAAGTTAGCTTTGGTAGCGAGCATGCGCAAACTCCTGACGATTCTCAACAACATGATTCACTGTGGCGAATCATGGAAGAACCCTCAGGTCAATGCGAAGAAGGAGCAAAAGGCGACTACGGCACCGTCGCTAAACTAG
- a CDS encoding OB-fold-containig protein — MTAVEQVLTDLANRMFVGPVWPASILVCLMVMYTLVALIGLIELDLDAPDIDLDADMSVDMDVDVGTPDLEAVDFDVAGGDADIGHAGGIDFLGGFAATTVRWSNFGRVPLVIWFGAFTVLFWMASYGLWHGFDASRYQPVWLPSILLGVRNFVIAVVATKFVTQPVVGKFTPEPGYDKDRLIGATCEISSIQASPTFGQAKFRTNAAPLLLNVRTTGAEIPKGTEVRILEFDPTKRIYTVTELEPENVS, encoded by the coding sequence ATGACCGCTGTGGAACAAGTACTGACAGATCTCGCCAATCGAATGTTCGTCGGTCCGGTATGGCCGGCGTCGATTCTGGTTTGCCTGATGGTGATGTACACGTTGGTGGCCTTGATCGGGCTGATCGAACTGGATTTGGATGCGCCCGACATTGACCTGGACGCCGACATGTCGGTGGACATGGATGTGGACGTGGGGACGCCGGATCTGGAGGCGGTCGATTTCGACGTCGCCGGCGGGGATGCGGACATCGGACACGCGGGAGGAATCGACTTCCTGGGCGGGTTTGCCGCCACGACGGTCCGCTGGTCCAACTTCGGACGCGTGCCCTTGGTGATTTGGTTCGGGGCCTTCACCGTGCTGTTCTGGATGGCGTCCTACGGCCTGTGGCACGGTTTTGATGCCTCGCGTTACCAACCGGTTTGGCTGCCGTCGATTTTATTGGGCGTGCGAAACTTTGTCATCGCCGTGGTGGCAACCAAATTCGTCACCCAGCCGGTCGTCGGCAAATTCACGCCCGAACCGGGTTACGACAAAGACCGGCTGATCGGGGCGACATGCGAAATTTCGTCAATCCAGGCTTCACCCACTTTTGGGCAAGCTAAGTTTCGGACGAATGCCGCTCCGCTATTGCTAAATGTCCGCACCACGGGGGCTGAGATTCCGAAAGGGACGGAAGTGCGGATTCTAGAGTTTGACCCAACCAAACGGATTTATACCGTTACTGAACTTGAACCGGAGAACGTATCGTGA
- a CDS encoding flotillin family protein codes for MTWSILATPLLAEGLLTSVLIGVGILFVVLLGIVATIKKCYMVVGPDQAIVKTGMGKMDVVTGNGMLIVPVIHRYELMDLSLKSFEISRQGSEGLICKDNIRADIKVAFFIRVDSSEEEMKEVAASIGARRCSELETLRELFDAKFSEALKTVGKQFDFVELYDERDKFKDEILKVIGTDLNGYRLDDAAIDYLEQTPLELLSPNNILDAEGIKKITELTAAEKVKENQFTRDKEKTLKKQDVEAEETILALERQRVEAVEKQKREIAEITAREQASARKVEEEQRLESERARIATEEELGVATENKDRQILVAQRNKEKTDAVELERVNRDRDLEATERLRVVGVAEVEKEKAIETEKRNIQEVIRERVAVERAVVEEQERIKDTEEIAKAERAKKVQITAAEMKAEEELIRQTKLAQAEKESSELLAEKIRIEAEAKRDAAEKETAATKMLAEAESAQAAAAGLAEARVREAKAASLEKEGFAEATVLEKKAVAEAKGIEAKAAAVEKQGMAEASVELEKYRSEAVGITEKAEAMKIFDSVGKEHEEFKLKLSKEKDVEIAAIDAQRGIAESQAGVVSEALKAARIDIVGGDGEFFDQITSAVKGGKAIDRFVYNSRVATDIKDTFFDGNAEYFRDQLTKMIGQFNLDTDGVKDLSIAALIAKMMGMADTDDMRSQLTSLLGMAGTANVADQKASRLLATPSGNGKNLKGGLA; via the coding sequence ATGACTTGGAGTATTCTTGCGACGCCGCTGCTGGCCGAAGGCCTGTTGACGAGTGTCCTGATCGGTGTCGGGATTCTCTTTGTGGTGCTGCTCGGCATCGTCGCGACGATCAAAAAATGTTACATGGTGGTCGGCCCGGACCAAGCCATCGTCAAGACCGGGATGGGCAAGATGGACGTCGTCACCGGCAACGGCATGCTGATCGTCCCCGTGATCCATCGCTACGAGCTGATGGACCTGTCGCTGAAGAGCTTTGAAATCAGTCGGCAGGGCAGCGAGGGGCTGATCTGTAAAGACAACATTCGCGCGGACATCAAAGTCGCCTTCTTCATCCGCGTCGACAGCAGCGAAGAAGAGATGAAGGAAGTCGCCGCGTCGATCGGGGCACGCCGCTGTTCGGAACTTGAAACACTGCGTGAACTGTTTGACGCCAAGTTCTCCGAAGCACTCAAAACGGTCGGCAAGCAGTTTGATTTTGTCGAACTGTACGACGAACGCGACAAGTTCAAAGACGAAATTCTGAAAGTCATCGGCACCGACCTGAACGGTTACCGGCTCGACGACGCGGCGATCGACTACCTGGAACAAACGCCGCTGGAACTCCTTTCGCCCAACAACATTCTGGACGCCGAAGGGATCAAAAAGATCACCGAATTGACCGCCGCGGAAAAGGTCAAGGAAAATCAATTCACCCGGGACAAGGAAAAGACGCTCAAAAAGCAGGACGTCGAAGCCGAAGAGACAATCCTGGCGCTGGAGCGACAGCGTGTCGAAGCGGTCGAGAAACAGAAACGCGAAATCGCTGAAATCACCGCCCGCGAACAAGCGTCGGCGCGAAAGGTCGAAGAAGAACAGCGACTGGAATCCGAACGGGCTCGAATCGCAACCGAAGAAGAATTGGGCGTCGCAACGGAAAACAAGGACCGCCAAATCCTCGTCGCCCAACGCAACAAAGAAAAAACCGACGCGGTCGAATTGGAACGTGTCAATCGTGATCGCGACTTGGAAGCCACCGAGCGATTGCGAGTCGTCGGGGTCGCCGAAGTCGAAAAAGAAAAAGCGATCGAAACCGAAAAGCGAAACATTCAAGAAGTCATCCGCGAACGCGTCGCCGTCGAACGAGCCGTCGTCGAAGAACAGGAACGGATCAAGGACACCGAAGAAATTGCCAAGGCCGAGCGGGCCAAAAAGGTCCAGATCACCGCGGCGGAAATGAAGGCCGAAGAAGAGCTGATTCGCCAAACCAAACTGGCCCAAGCGGAAAAGGAATCGAGCGAGTTGTTGGCCGAGAAAATCCGCATTGAAGCGGAAGCCAAACGCGACGCGGCGGAAAAAGAAACCGCGGCAACGAAAATGCTTGCCGAAGCCGAATCGGCTCAAGCTGCCGCGGCGGGACTCGCCGAAGCACGGGTGCGAGAAGCCAAGGCGGCCAGCTTGGAAAAAGAAGGCTTTGCCGAAGCGACGGTCTTGGAAAAGAAAGCCGTCGCCGAAGCCAAGGGCATCGAAGCCAAAGCCGCGGCGGTCGAAAAGCAGGGCATGGCCGAAGCCAGCGTCGAACTAGAAAAGTACCGCAGCGAAGCAGTCGGCATCACCGAGAAAGCCGAAGCGATGAAGATCTTCGACAGCGTCGGCAAGGAGCACGAGGAATTCAAGCTCAAGCTCAGCAAGGAAAAAGACGTCGAAATCGCCGCGATCGATGCCCAGCGTGGCATCGCCGAAAGCCAAGCCGGGGTCGTCAGCGAGGCGCTCAAGGCCGCTCGTATCGACATCGTCGGTGGCGATGGCGAGTTCTTCGATCAGATCACTTCGGCCGTCAAGGGCGGCAAGGCGATCGATCGATTCGTCTACAACAGCCGCGTCGCGACGGACATCAAGGACACGTTCTTCGACGGCAACGCGGAATACTTCCGCGATCAGTTGACCAAGATGATCGGCCAATTCAACTTGGACACCGACGGCGTCAAGGACCTGTCCATCGCCGCCCTGATCGCCAAAATGATGGGGATGGCCGATACCGACGACATGCGGTCCCAGCTGACCAGTCTGCTCGGAATGGCCGGAACCGCCAACGTCGCGGACCAGAAAGCGAGCCGTCTGCTGGCCACCCCCTCCGGCAACGGCAAAAATTTGAAAGGCGGTTTAGCGTAA